One Cellulomonas sp. NS3 genomic region harbors:
- a CDS encoding alpha/beta hydrolase, translating into MSAPVPYRPLPLDLADVRYAHGPDSRPRPGVPAGETVELEWSGSTVYPGTSRRVWVHVPAHDGTAPPAALMVFNDGWWYLDPDGEVRGAVVLDNLVHRGDIPFTVGVFVEPGVVVGSAHPKNRNAEYDAFDDRYVTFLLEEILPLVTARYRITDDPERWGICGGSSGGNAAFTAAWLRPDRFRRVVCFLSSFAQMPGGNPYPELLARTEAKPLRVFLQAGHRDLNWNAPTRNWLAENLRVGAALAEAGYDLRLVLGDGGHSPNHGGVLLPDALRWALDPAR; encoded by the coding sequence GTGTCCGCCCCGGTGCCGTACCGCCCGCTCCCGCTCGACCTCGCCGACGTCCGGTACGCGCACGGCCCCGACTCCCGGCCCCGCCCCGGCGTGCCGGCGGGCGAGACGGTCGAGCTCGAGTGGTCCGGCAGCACGGTCTACCCGGGCACGTCGCGCAGGGTCTGGGTGCACGTCCCCGCGCACGACGGCACCGCCCCGCCGGCGGCCCTCATGGTGTTCAACGACGGCTGGTGGTACCTCGACCCGGACGGTGAGGTCCGCGGCGCGGTCGTCCTGGACAACCTCGTCCACAGAGGAGACATCCCGTTCACGGTGGGCGTCTTCGTCGAGCCCGGCGTCGTCGTGGGGAGCGCGCACCCGAAGAACCGCAACGCCGAGTACGACGCGTTCGACGACCGCTACGTCACGTTCCTGCTCGAGGAGATCCTGCCGCTGGTCACCGCGCGGTACCGGATCACGGACGACCCCGAGCGGTGGGGGATCTGCGGCGGCAGCAGCGGGGGCAACGCGGCCTTCACCGCCGCCTGGCTGCGCCCGGACCGGTTCCGGCGCGTCGTGTGCTTCCTGTCGAGCTTCGCCCAGATGCCCGGTGGCAACCCGTACCCGGAGCTCCTCGCCCGCACGGAGGCGAAGCCGCTGCGCGTCTTCCTGCAGGCCGGGCACCGCGACCTGAACTGGAACGCGCCGACGAGGAACTGGCTCGCCGAGAACCTGCGGGTCGGCGCCGCGCTGGCGGAGGCCGGCTACGACCTCCGCCTCGTGCTCGGGGACGGCGGCCACAGCCCCAACCACGGCGGCGTCCTGCTGCCCGACGC